TGGCACCAAACCGGCTTGTGTGGTGAATAAGGCGAGGCTACTCCATAACAAGATAGCGATGCTGCCTATTAAGGTTGCTTGTGGGGAAATACTGGTGGTTGAACTCATTGGATGTCCTTATAAAAAAACGGCTTTTTATGTAAGTAAGGTTAACCTCATTGCAGTAACAAGGCATTGTCGAAAATCTCTGAATGTCTTGTTAAAAATCGTTTTGAGATGGGTGCTGAATAAGAAAAAAGCCATTTGACAGGGTGGTGACAGGTTTAAAAGGTAAGGTGATGACCTTCAAGTTTACTGAGTAATCTATCTGGCAAACTTGACTCGCTAACAAAAACAATAAACAAGCTGGAGAAAATCATGCTTAAAAACCTATCTTTGAAGTCTGTTCTTGTGTCTGGTGCAGTCGCACTTTCTATGGTTGGACAGGCTCATGCCTATGAACCTGCTCGCAGTGCTGAATGTATCGCTCCGGCCAATCCTGGTGGTGGTTGGGATTTTACTTGCCGTAGTGTCGGTAAAGTTCTAGTTGATCAAGATTACATTAAAGGTAATGTACAGACAGTGAACATGTCTGGCGCTGGTGGTGGTGTTGCATTTGCGCATACGGTCAGTAAACGAGCTAAAGATGACAGTTTAATCGTTGCAGCCAGTACTGCGACAACCACTCGTCTTGCTCAAGGTCAATTCCCTGGCATGAACTCTGATCAAGTAAAATGGGTAGGTACTTTGGGAGCAGACTACGGCATCATAGCGGTAGGTAAAGATTCAAAATACACTTCTCTTACTCAACTTTTAGACGCGTTGAAGGAAGATCCTACTTCTGTAAAGTTCGCAGGCGGTAGTGCGTCAGGTGGTTGGGATCATCTAAAAGTCTTAATGACGGCTCAAAAAGCCCAAGTGAAAGACCTGCCTAAAGTTCGTTACCTAGCCTTCAGTGGTGGTTCTGAAGCCTTGGTTCAGGTTGTTGGTGGACACGTTGATGCCTTCACCGGCGATGTTTCTGAAGTAAAAGGCTTTATGGATTCTGGTGACCTTCGTGTTTTGGCTGTGTTGTCTGCAGAACGTTTGCCAGCACCTTTTAATAGCATTCCGACCGCAATGGAACAAGGTATTGATTCTGTTGCACCAAACTGGCGTGGTTTCTATGTACCAGGTAAAGCCAGTCAAGCTTCTTATGATTGGTGGGTGAATACCATGGATGAGTTATACCAAACTCAAGAATGGAAAGACATCATGACCAAGAATGGTTTGATGCCATTTCACAAGTCTGGTGCTGACTTTACTCAATTCGTTAAAAATCAAACCTTGGATATTCAAATCCTGTCAAAAGACATTGGTTTGATTCGTTAATAGCAGACCGCTATTTGGAGAGGGCAACCTCTCCTTTTTTCCTATGTCCTTTAATCTAACATGGAGCAGAAACATGCGCGTGAATGATCGTGTGTTTGGCATGCTGATGCTAATTCTTGCCGTAGCATACGGCTGGCAAGCGACCCAATTTCCTGTGCCTTTTGGTGGTCATGAAAGTGTTGGGCCAGAAACTTTCCCCATCATGCTGTCTATTATCTTAGGGATCAGTTCAATTTACATGATGGTGCGTCCTGATGAAGACGAAAAATGGGCGCCAGCTGCCATGTTAGTTGAACTGACCGTCGTTGTGCTGTCTATGCTGGCATTCGCTTGGGCAATTGAGCCAATTGGTTTTATGCCTGCAGCGGCTTTAGTAGTGAGTTTCTTATGTTGGCGAATGGGAGCCAGTATCACCAAGAGTGTGATTACCGGTGTCGTCAGCTCAGTCAGTATCTTCTTGCTGTTTAATAATGTGCTTGAGCTAGCACTGCCTCTCGGTTTGTTGGAGTTTTAATATGGATACGATCAGCTTATTGATGCAGGGCTTTGCCGTTGCATTATCGCCCGAAAGTATTATGTTTGCCGTGACAGGTGCCATCTTAGGGACATTAATTGGTGCTTTGCCGGGCCTAGGTCCAGCCAATGGTGTGGCGATTCTTATTCCTTTGGCATTCAGCTTGGGCTTGTCGCCAACCTCTTCTTTAATCTTATTGACGTCTGTTTATGCTGGTGCCATGTACGGTGGGCGTATTTCGTCAATCTTACTGAACATTCCTGGTGATGAGCCTGCCATGATGACCTGTTTAGACGGTTATCCTATGGCAGTAAAGGGGAAAGCCGCGGAAGCATTAGCCATTTCGGCCATTGCCTCTTTTATTGGGAGTTTTATTGCGACTATTGGTTTAGTGATTCTGGCGCCAATCCTAGCAAAATTTGCCCTGAAATTTGGCCCGTCTGAATACTTTGCTTTGTTTGCGCTGGCGTTTGCCACTTTGGGTGGTATTACCGGTAAAAATCAATTTAAAACCCTAATGGCCGCGGCCATTGGTTTGATGATTGCCACTGTGGGGATTGATATTTCAACAGGGGTGCAACGCTATACGTTTAATACCCTTGAACTCTTTGAAGGGGTAGATTTCATCATTGCTATTGTCGGTTTGTTTGCCATCAGTGAGTTGTTGTTCTTCCTAGAACGACACGCAGGAGATGGTTTGAAACAAGTGGCCATTAATAAGCTGAAGTTAAGCGCGCAAGACATTATCAAAGTATTACCTGCTTCCATTCGCGGTGCTTTATTAGGCTTTGTGTCTGGTGTTTTACCGGGTGCTGGTGCGTCTTTGGGGAGTTTTATAAGTTACACGCTGGAAAAACGTACGTCTGATAAAGGTGAGTTTGGTAAGGGTGATCCTCGTGGCGTGGCTGCACCTGAAGCGGGTAACAATGGTGCCGCTTCAGGTGCCTTGGTGCCAATGCTGACGTTAGGTGTACCAGGTAGTGGTACCACCGCGGTTTTGCTGGCCATGCTGATCTCTTTAAATATTTCCCCAGGACCAATGTTGTTCCAGCAAAATGCGGACTTGGTGTGGGGGGTTATTGCGGCCATGTTTGTGGGTAACTTGGTATTGCTTTTGTTGAACATTCCTATGGTTGGGATTTTCGTTAAGCTGTTGAGTATTCCACCCAAATACTTGATGCCAATTGTTACCTTGATTGCGTCAGTGGGGATTTATTCAGTTAGTCACAGTGCGTTGGACTTGTACTTTATGGTGGGCTTTGGTGTCGCGGGATACATATTCCGTAAAGTGGACATTCCATTGGTGCCCATTATTTTAGGCATGTTGCTTGGACCCGAAATGGAAAAAAGCCTTCGCCATGCGTTAGTATTGTCCGATGGTGATTGGACTGTTCTGCTCAATAGTGGCCTGAGTATTGGTTTGTGGCTAGTGGCCATTTTAGGCTTGGTACTGCCGATATTGATCGGGCCTATTGTGCGAGCGAAAATGGCAAAATCTAAACATGTGGGTGATTAATATTTAGCACTCTGCAATATAGATTAAAAATTCGAACCGTTTTAGCGGTTCGAATTTTTTGCGTTTTAAACAATAAAAATGAGAAAGCCAATCTATTATGCGAATTTTAGTGGTTGAAGATACGCAAGTGTTAGGACAAGCAATTTGTGAAAGGCTAACCAGCCTTGGCCATGGAGTAGATCTGATCTGTGATGGCAAGCAAGCGGATCATATGCTTAAGTATCAAGCAGTCGACTTGATACTCTTGGATTTAAACTTGCCAGGTTTGTCTGGCTTACAACTCTTACAAAAACTCCGTCAGCGAGATGACGATACGCCAGTGCTTATTTTAACGGCGCGAGATCAAATTGAAGATCGTATTCGTTTATTGGACGCCGGAGCCGATGATTACCTGACCAAGCCTTTTGATTTTGGTGAGCTGGAAGCACGTTGTCGCGCCTTGTTGAGACGAAAGCAAGGTTATGCTGCGAATGTTACCGAACATGGTAATATTCGGGTGAATCGTGACAGTCGCCAAGTGTTTGTCAATGATGAACTCACCGCCATTACCAACAGAGAGTTTCGCTTGTTGGAAATCTTTTTAGGCCATCTAGGTCGTGTTTTGAGTAAGGACGAAATAACCGATCATTTGTTTAATTTTGATGAAACACCTGGGCCCAATGCTATTGAGTTGTATGTTGGACGTTTACGAAAAAAATTAGCGATGGGGGATTTGCGAATTAGTACCTTACGAGGAATCGGTTATGTGGCAGAAATCACTCAGTCCGCAAAATCTGAGTGAAGAAGAAAAGCAGGCGCTGAAAAACGCGCCTTCTTTACGCTTCCGATTCATCATTGCGGGTGTTTTAGTGATAGGCGTCATTGCTGTTATCGCGGTGAATTTGATTTTCGATTACAGTCGTCAGCTTGCCGATTTATCTTACGATCGTTTGCTGCGCAGTGCGTTACTGCAAATGGATGAAAATATTGTCTTGATTGATAACCAAATCAGCGTGGATATTCCTTGGTCGGCGTTTGCCACCCTAGCACAAGCCGATGAAGACAGAGTGTTTTACAAGGTGGAAAGTCAGGAACAAGGCTTTATCACAGGTTATGAAAGCTTAGTTTCAACTCCACCAGAGCCCCCTGAATTAGATCAAATCCAGTTTTATAATCAAGAGTATTCCGGTGAATCGGTGCGTTTCGCTTGGTTAGAACGTCATCTTACTGACCCTGAAAGTGCGCAAACCGTTCGAATTTTACTGGGTCAAACGCGTCTCTCTCGTGAACGCATGGCAACTTCGATTACGCAACGGGCATTAGAGGTGGTGATCGTTATTGCTTTGGTGGCAATCGCCTTGATTATCTTCGGCAGTCATTTGGTGTTGCGTCCTTTGCATCGTATTGAATGGGCCCTAGAAGAGCGGGTCATGGGAGACTTAACCCCTATTACATTGAACACACCCAAAGAAACTCATCATCTTAAAGTGGCGATTAATCACTTCATGGAGCGCTTGCAAAGTAACCTTGAGCAGCTTGAAAATTATACCGCGGATGCAGCCCATCAGTTGCGAACTCCATTAGCCAGTCTTAAGGCTCTAGCAGAGAATGCCCGCGATCATACCTCCCCGGAAAAACAACATATTGCCTTAGAAAATATTGTCAGACAATGTGATGATTTAAGCCAAACGGTCACCTTGTTATTGAATCAGGCGGTGGTTTCTCATCGTTTACAAACCCATCGACTAGAGGCGATTGATTTGCTGGTCCCCATAAAAGCGTCTTGTCGTGAACACGCAGTAACGGCTTTGCATCATGGGGTACATTTGTCCTTTGAAGCGTCGGTGCCACAAGCTTGGGTTTTAGGTGACGCTTTTGCCATGCAGCAAATGATGCAAAATTTGCTTGAGAATGCTGTACGTTATAGTGGTCAAGCAGGAGATGAAGAGAAAGAAGTGATTGTTATGGTGACAGAATCAGAGAAGAGCTTTCGAATCCAAGTGATAGATTATGGTGATGGTATTGCCGATGATGAGAAAGAAAGGGTCTTCGAACGATTCTATCGCGCTCGCTATGACATTGCTGGAAGTGGAGTGGGCTTATCTATGGTAAAAGACATTCTGGATTATCATCACGCGACCATCAGCATTCTGGATACCCGGCCTAAAGGCACCACATTCCAAGTCGAGATTGAAAAGCTGAAGGGCTTTCGGGAGCACCGTCAATGAGAACCCTGCTGTTTGTTTGCTTTTTAATGTCCTGTTCTAAGACGTTGGCCGAAGTGCCAACGGTATGGTTTGGAAAAACCAATGCATCGCGCGTCTTGGTGATTAACTCGGCGTTGGATTTAAGCTCATTTGAACCGATTCTGCAGCGTTTTGTTGAGCAGTATCCTGACATCCGAGTGGCGTATCGTGATGTGAATACACTGGAATTGTATTATCTCACCATAGACCAACAGCCTAACCCTGAAGCCAGTTTGGCGATCAGCAGTGCGATGGATTTACACTTTAAATTGGTCAACGATGGTTATGCTCAAACCTATGAATCGACCAATACGGAAAATTTGCCCAGCGACTATAAATGGCGTAATCAATTGTTTGCTTTTTCGCTTGAGCCGATTGTTATGCTGGTGAACAAAAAAGCCTTTCCAGGCCCTTTACCTCAAGACAGGCAATCCCTATTACAGACGATTCGTCAATATGGCCCAGAGATGACCAAGCGAATTGGTACCTACGATATTCGCCAAAGTGGAGTTGGTTATTTGTTAGCCAGTCAGGATGCCAGACAGGCGGATTTAACATGGGGACGCTTGTTAGAAGCCTTCGGCAGTCATGATGTGCAAACCTATTGTTGTACTCATAATATTATTGATGATGTGGCTGATGGTAAGCTGGTGTTGGGTTATAACTTGTTGGGCTCTTATGCGTCGCAAAGAGCAAAAGACGATGACAGGTTAGAAATGATTCTGCCTAAAGATTTTACCTTAATGTTGATGCGTGCCGCCTTGATTCCAAAAGGTGCGCCTAATCCAACGGATGCGGGTTTATTTATTGACTTTTTATTGTCAGACCAAGCACAAGCTATGATGCAGCAACAAGGTCTGCTTTTTCCCATTCGACCCGATGAGCAAAATAAAGAGGATCCATTTGTGGTGAGCGCACCGGGACCAACCGGCATCATAGAGTTGGATCAGCAATTATTGGTAGGGCGTGATTATGCAAAACAACAGCGTTTCATCCGTAACTGGGAAATCGCCTTTGAGATTAATCAGCAGGAATGAGGCGATATTGTCCTGGCGTGGTGTTTTCGTATTGGCGGAATAAACGGACCAATGCACTGGCATTAGACAATCCCACTTTTTCGGCTACTTGCTCTAAGCTTTTATTACTCTGTTGAAGCCAGTACTTGGCTTGCTTTAGTTGTTGTGCTCTCTGGTATTGCTTGGGTGTCACCTGTAAATGACGCTTAAACAATACCGTTAGTTGGCTTTGGCTTAAATGCACTTCTTGGGCGACTTGTGCAATGCTCATTTCTAGGTTTTCAATCTGTTTGAGTAGATGAATCGCTTTTTGCAATCTCTGATCGGACTTGAAAATATGTTCATTAGGAATAGGGAGTAAGCTCTCTAGTAACGCTAAAGCCTGTTGTTTGCGAAACTTATCATTGTCTTTTACTAAGCTGGCAAGAAAAGGCAAGTAGGTTTGTGCTTGCGGTGTTAAGTCAATAAAAGCCTTTGTGCTAATGAGTTTTTCATCCCAAACGGGGAGCGCATTAAGAATCAGGCATTGATTATCCTCTAATGCCAAATGAGTATGCGCTTGTTGTTTGGAAATCATACAGGCTTGGCCCAGTTGAATATTGGCTTGTTGACCTTCGACTTCCAGATTGAGTTGGCCCGAAAGAGGCAAAACAATTTGTGTGTGCTGATGCAAATGTGCTCTCGCAGTATCTCGATAAGATAGGATTTCAAGGGCATCGCGCATATGACTTTACCTTATGCTTTTTCTCTTGGATTCGACTCGCTTAGGGAACTAATGCAAACTTATGTAGACTGATACTCT
The window above is part of the Marinomonas sp. THO17 genome. Proteins encoded here:
- a CDS encoding tripartite tricarboxylate transporter TctB family protein encodes the protein MRVNDRVFGMLMLILAVAYGWQATQFPVPFGGHESVGPETFPIMLSIILGISSIYMMVRPDEDEKWAPAAMLVELTVVVLSMLAFAWAIEPIGFMPAAALVVSFLCWRMGASITKSVITGVVSSVSIFLLFNNVLELALPLGLLEF
- a CDS encoding response regulator transcription factor, with protein sequence MRILVVEDTQVLGQAICERLTSLGHGVDLICDGKQADHMLKYQAVDLILLDLNLPGLSGLQLLQKLRQRDDDTPVLILTARDQIEDRIRLLDAGADDYLTKPFDFGELEARCRALLRRKQGYAANVTEHGNIRVNRDSRQVFVNDELTAITNREFRLLEIFLGHLGRVLSKDEITDHLFNFDETPGPNAIELYVGRLRKKLAMGDLRISTLRGIGYVAEITQSAKSE
- a CDS encoding sensor histidine kinase; the encoded protein is MWQKSLSPQNLSEEEKQALKNAPSLRFRFIIAGVLVIGVIAVIAVNLIFDYSRQLADLSYDRLLRSALLQMDENIVLIDNQISVDIPWSAFATLAQADEDRVFYKVESQEQGFITGYESLVSTPPEPPELDQIQFYNQEYSGESVRFAWLERHLTDPESAQTVRILLGQTRLSRERMATSITQRALEVVIVIALVAIALIIFGSHLVLRPLHRIEWALEERVMGDLTPITLNTPKETHHLKVAINHFMERLQSNLEQLENYTADAAHQLRTPLASLKALAENARDHTSPEKQHIALENIVRQCDDLSQTVTLLLNQAVVSHRLQTHRLEAIDLLVPIKASCREHAVTALHHGVHLSFEASVPQAWVLGDAFAMQQMMQNLLENAVRYSGQAGDEEKEVIVMVTESEKSFRIQVIDYGDGIADDEKERVFERFYRARYDIAGSGVGLSMVKDILDYHHATISILDTRPKGTTFQVEIEKLKGFREHRQ
- a CDS encoding tripartite tricarboxylate transporter permease, coding for MDTISLLMQGFAVALSPESIMFAVTGAILGTLIGALPGLGPANGVAILIPLAFSLGLSPTSSLILLTSVYAGAMYGGRISSILLNIPGDEPAMMTCLDGYPMAVKGKAAEALAISAIASFIGSFIATIGLVILAPILAKFALKFGPSEYFALFALAFATLGGITGKNQFKTLMAAAIGLMIATVGIDISTGVQRYTFNTLELFEGVDFIIAIVGLFAISELLFFLERHAGDGLKQVAINKLKLSAQDIIKVLPASIRGALLGFVSGVLPGAGASLGSFISYTLEKRTSDKGEFGKGDPRGVAAPEAGNNGAASGALVPMLTLGVPGSGTTAVLLAMLISLNISPGPMLFQQNADLVWGVIAAMFVGNLVLLLLNIPMVGIFVKLLSIPPKYLMPIVTLIASVGIYSVSHSALDLYFMVGFGVAGYIFRKVDIPLVPIILGMLLGPEMEKSLRHALVLSDGDWTVLLNSGLSIGLWLVAILGLVLPILIGPIVRAKMAKSKHVGD
- a CDS encoding ABC transporter substrate-binding protein, translated to MRTLLFVCFLMSCSKTLAEVPTVWFGKTNASRVLVINSALDLSSFEPILQRFVEQYPDIRVAYRDVNTLELYYLTIDQQPNPEASLAISSAMDLHFKLVNDGYAQTYESTNTENLPSDYKWRNQLFAFSLEPIVMLVNKKAFPGPLPQDRQSLLQTIRQYGPEMTKRIGTYDIRQSGVGYLLASQDARQADLTWGRLLEAFGSHDVQTYCCTHNIIDDVADGKLVLGYNLLGSYASQRAKDDDRLEMILPKDFTLMLMRAALIPKGAPNPTDAGLFIDFLLSDQAQAMMQQQGLLFPIRPDEQNKEDPFVVSAPGPTGIIELDQQLLVGRDYAKQQRFIRNWEIAFEINQQE
- a CDS encoding AraC family transcriptional regulator is translated as MRDALEILSYRDTARAHLHQHTQIVLPLSGQLNLEVEGQQANIQLGQACMISKQQAHTHLALEDNQCLILNALPVWDEKLISTKAFIDLTPQAQTYLPFLASLVKDNDKFRKQQALALLESLLPIPNEHIFKSDQRLQKAIHLLKQIENLEMSIAQVAQEVHLSQSQLTVLFKRHLQVTPKQYQRAQQLKQAKYWLQQSNKSLEQVAEKVGLSNASALVRLFRQYENTTPGQYRLIPAD
- a CDS encoding tripartite tricarboxylate transporter substrate-binding protein; the protein is MLKNLSLKSVLVSGAVALSMVGQAHAYEPARSAECIAPANPGGGWDFTCRSVGKVLVDQDYIKGNVQTVNMSGAGGGVAFAHTVSKRAKDDSLIVAASTATTTRLAQGQFPGMNSDQVKWVGTLGADYGIIAVGKDSKYTSLTQLLDALKEDPTSVKFAGGSASGGWDHLKVLMTAQKAQVKDLPKVRYLAFSGGSEALVQVVGGHVDAFTGDVSEVKGFMDSGDLRVLAVLSAERLPAPFNSIPTAMEQGIDSVAPNWRGFYVPGKASQASYDWWVNTMDELYQTQEWKDIMTKNGLMPFHKSGADFTQFVKNQTLDIQILSKDIGLIR